A single region of the Triticum dicoccoides isolate Atlit2015 ecotype Zavitan chromosome 2B, WEW_v2.0, whole genome shotgun sequence genome encodes:
- the LOC119363737 gene encoding oxygen-evolving enhancer protein 1, chloroplastic-like, whose product MAASLQAAATLMPAKIGGRASSARPSSHVARAFGVDAGARITCSLQSDIREVASKCADAAKMAGFALATSALLVSGASAEGAPKRLTFDEIQSKTYMEVKGTGTANQCPTIDGGVDSFPFKAGKYEMKKFCLEPTSFTVKAEGIQKNEPPAFQKTKLMTRLTYTLDEMEGPLEVGADGTLKFEEKDGIDYAAVTVQLPGGERVPFLFTVKQLVATGKPESFGGPFLVPSYRGSSFLDPKGRGGSTGYDNAVALPAGGRGDEEELAKENVKNASSSTGNITLSVTKSKPETGEVIGVFESVQPSDTDLGAKAPKDVKIQGVWYAQLESN is encoded by the exons ATGGCAGCGTCTCTCCAAGCCGCGGCTACGCTGATGCCGGCCAAGATCGGCGGCCGGGCCTCCTCCGCGCGGCCGTCGTCGCACGTCGCCCGGGCGTTCGGCGTCGACGCTGGCGCCAGGATCACCTGCTCCCTGCAGTCCGACATCAGGGAGGTCGCAAGCAAGTGCGCCGACGCCGCCAAGATGGCCGGCTTCGCCCTCGCCACCTCTGCCCTCCTCGTCTCC GGCGCGAGCGCGGAGGGGGCGCCCAAGAGGCTGACCTTCGACGAGATCCAGAGCAAGACCTACATGGAGGTGAAGGGTACCGGcaccgcgaaccagtgcccgaccaTCGACGGCGGCGTCGACTCCTTCCCCTTCAAGGCCGGCAAGTACGAGATGAAGAAGTTCTGCCTGGAGCCCACCTCCTTCACCGTCAAGGCCGAGGGCATCCAGAAGAACGAGCCGCCGGCCTTCCAGAAGACCAAGCTCATGACCCGTCTCACCTACACCCTTGACGAGATGGAAGGCCCGCTCGAGGTCGGCGCCGACGGCACCCTCAAGTTCGAGGAGAAGGACGGCATCGACTATGCGGCCGTCACCGTGCAGCTCCCCGGAGGCGAGCGCGTGCCCTTCCTCTTCACCGTCAAGCAGCTCGTCGCCACCGGCAAGCCCGAGAGCTTCGGCGGGCCCTTCCTTGTGCCCAGCTACAGGGGTTCGTCTTTCCTCGACCCAAAGGGCCGTGGTGGCTCTACTGGCTACGACAACGCCGTGGCGCTACCCGCCGGAGGCAGAGGAGACGAGGAGGAGTTGGCCAAGGAGAACGTGAAGAACGCGTCCTCCTCCACGGGCAACATCACGCTCAGCGTGACCAAGAGCAAGCCGGAGACCGGCGAGGTGATCGGCGTCTTCGAGAGCGTGCAGCCGTCAGACACCGACCTCGGCGCCAAGGCGCCCAAGGATGTCAAGATCCAGGGTGTGTGGTACGCGCAGCTCGAGTCTAACTAG